CGCCGGTAACGATGCGAAGGCTTTCAAAAACGCCGCCGTGTATGCGGGCAAGGTGGAATATGACGCCTGGATGAACGACATCCCGAAAAATGATTTGCAGAAGAACATCATGGCGCTCTACAAGGATAGCCTTCACTTGTTCGCATTCGGTGACACGCTCCCCCATGGCGTGCTAGCGATGGACGCCGTCGGACACACGCCTGGCCACACCGCATTCCAGCTAGCGAACCTGCTTATCGTCGGCGACCTGATGCACGGTTACGCATTGCAAAAGGACCACCCCGAAATCAATTCCAACTACGACATGGATAAACCGAAATCCGCCGAAAGCCGCAAGCGCATCATGCAATACGCAAGCGACAACAAACTCCTGATGGCTGGCATGCACCTGCCCCCTCCGGGATTCGCGGAATAATTCTAAATGGACATCGCTGCCCAGAAATTAATCCATCAGCAGTTTGATAGACAAGTCAAACAATACGTTGAAATAATATTTTTTCGTATTTGCAAAATAACCGAATTCAAGATCCGCCAAACAAAGCGTCAACAGGCTATTCAGTCTTATTGACGCTCCCCATTCAAATCCTGTTTTTGTTTGCCATCCGATTTCCGGGCCGACAGCAATATCGGCAAGCATCCATTTGTAGAGATACCGTAGATGCGGCTGAAAGAAAAAGCCGTATTGATGGTTGCTGTAATCATAAATCATTCGAAAACGATTCGTCCATGCCAAAATATGATTTGGCGTCCATGGTCCTGCAACGGAATCTGGCCTTGTAGTTTCATTCTCATATATTACACTAAGAGGAGCGGCAAACAACATGTCTGTTCCCACAGAAAACATATTAGAGCCACCTCCAATCGTAATATTAAATGGAAGAGGTATGAAATACGCAAAAAAAGGGAGGGGCTTTTCGGAGTTTGTTGTGTCCCTTAATTCTGAAAATAAGGGAAAAAATTCCGCTTTTGATTCCATTGGCAGAATGAGAATAAAAACGAGAATCAGATTCCTAACAAACTTCATGGTTATGAATATAAAAAAAGATCCCCGCCTGCGCGGGGATGACATTAGGGCGTCGTGAATGACATTCCTGTCAATTATGCGCGGACCGTTGTGAAGGCGAACGCCTCTCCGTCGGCGTCGTTGGCTTCGAGGCCATCGGCGGCAGCAGCCCACTTGATGGCAACGGCCTGCGTCTCGCCGGCAATGTACGCCTCGTTCTCCGCGACAGCCTGCTTGAAGACTTCGCTTGCAGAGAACAGCGTCACTTCGATCTTGTCGGAGATAGCGTAGTTTTGGTCCTTACGGCGGTTCTGGATGCGGTTCACGAGTTCGCGGGCCACGCAGGCGCGGCGGAGTTCGTCCGTAATCTTGAGGTCCAGAGCCACGGTAAAGTGCTGGTTGGCTTCCACGGCCATGCCGTCGGCCACGATGCGGTTGAGCATCAGGCAGTCGGCACCGACTTCACCGAAGTCGAACTTGATGGTTTCGCCATTCTGCAGAGCCTTGATTTCGTCAACAGTAAGGCTGTTGAGCTTAGCAGAAATCACCTTCATGTTCTTCGCGTAATCCGGGCCCTTAGCCTTGATGGCAAGGAAGTTCGGCTTGGCAGAGAGCTGCACGAGCTTGGTTTCGTCTTCGAGGAACTTCATTTCGCGAACGTTGAGTTCTTCGAGGATCAAGTCCTTCATGGTCTCGGCGACGTTCTTTTCTTCGGTGCCGTGAGCAACCACCGTCATGCTGGCAATCGGCATGCGGTTCTTTACGTTGTTCGTAGCGCGAATTACACGGCCCATTTCGACCATGCCACGCACCATGGCGATGCGTTCCACGAGCTTTTCGTCCATCAGGGACTTGTCGGCGCTCGGGAATTCGCAGAGGTGCACGCTCACCGGAGCGTTGGCATCGACTTCGCGAACGAGAATCTGGTAGATTTCTTCGGCGAGGAGCGGGAGGAACGGGGCGAGAATCTTGGAGAAGTCTACGAGCACCTTGTACATGGTGGCGTAGGCGGCGTTCTTGTCGCCATCGTTTTCGGACTTCCAGAAACGGCGGCGGCTGCGGCGCACGTACCAGTTCGTGAGGTCATCCACCGCGGCAATCACGGCGGGCACCACGTTGTACAGGCGGTAAGCCTTCATTTCCACTTCGACCTTGGCGGCGAGATCCTGCAGCGTTGCAAGCATCCAGCGGTCAAGTTCGTTGTCAGACTTCACTTCCTGACCCGGTTTCCAATTCAACTGGCCCTTGGCGGCGTCGGCGTTGTGGTTAGAGACAAAGAATGCCACAGCGTTCCAAAGCGGCAGCATCACCTGCTTCACGATGCCCTTCACGCCTTCTTCGCTAAAGCGGAGATCTTCGGCCTTCAAAGCGGCGGAGTTGATCATGAACAAGCGAATAGCGTCGGCACCCGTACGTTCGATGAGGTCGTTCGGGTCCGGGTAGTTGCGCTTGGACTTACTCATCTTGGAGCCGTCTTCGGCCAAGATAATACCGTTCACAATCACGTTCTTGAATGCGGGCTTCTGGAACAAAGCGTTCGAAAGCACCGTCAGCGTGTAGAACCAACCGCGGGTCTGGTCCAAACCTTCGGCAATGAAGTCCGCCGGGAAGCTGCGTTCCACGAGTTCCTTGTTTTCGAACGGGTAATGGCGGCTGGCATACGGCATAGAACCGGATTCAAACCAGCAGTCGAAAACTTCCGGCGTACGGCGGTAGACCTTGCCGTTCTTTTCGATGGTAAGCTTGTCCACAAAATGCTTGTGCAAGTCATCGAGCTTCACGCCGGTGAGCTGCTGCAGTTCTTCGATGGAGCCCACAGCAATCATGTCGCCGTCATCAGAGAGCCACACCGGAATCGGCGTACCCCAGAAGCGGTTACGGGAAAGGTTCCAGTCGCGGGCACCTTCGAGCCACTTGCCAAAGCGTCCGTTCTTGATGTGGTCCGGGACCCAGTTCACGGTCTGGTTGTTTTCGACCATCCATTCCTTCAGGGTCTTGGTCACGCCGTCCTTGCTCGTGACAGGGGCGTCAATCTTCAAGAACCACGTCTTGAGGGCACGGTAAATCAGAGGAACGCCGGTACGCCAGCAGTGCGGGTAGCTGTGGACAATCACGTCCTGCTTGAACACGCGGCCCTGTTCCTTGAAGTAGCGGATAATTTCCTTGTCGGCTTCCTTCGCACCGAGGCCCTTCCACATCGGGACCTTGTCGGTGAACTTGCCTTCGGTATCGAGCGGGTCGAAAAGGCCGAGGTCAAGCTCAGCGCCCTTCTGGAAGTCTTCTTCACCGAAGGAAGGAGCTGTATGCACGGCGCCGGTACCGTCTTCGGTACTCACGTAGTCGGCGGGGTAAATCTTGTAGTGGCGGGACAGCTGGTCCGGCGTCACGAACGCATCGGAAATGCGGGAGAGCGGCTCGTAGTCCTTGCCCACGAGTTCGGAGCCCTTGCAGGTATCGACGATGTTCGGGTTCTTGAAGTAGGCGGCGGTACGGCTAGCGGCAATCCAGTACTTCTTGCCGTCCTGTTCCACAAGGTTGTAGTCCATGTCCGGGCCCACAACGATGCAGAAGTTGGAGTACAAAGTCCACGGGGTCGTCGTCCACACGAGGATGCTCGTGTCCTTGAACTTGGCTTCGTCCGTGTTAAGCGGGAAAATCAGCGTGAGGGACGGGTCCTGACGGTCCTTATAGCCCTGGTTCGTTTCGAAGTTCGAAAGCGGAGTCGCGAGAGCCGGGCTGTACGGCTGGATGCGGTAGCCCTGGTAGATGAGGCCCTTGTCGAAGCACTGCTTGAACACCCACCACACAGATTCCATGAAGTTCTTGTCCATGGTCTTGT
The sequence above is drawn from the Fibrobacter sp. UWR2 genome and encodes:
- the ileS gene encoding isoleucine--tRNA ligase — translated: MFREVKKEETFPQIEERVLGLWDKDESFKKSLDSRPETEPYTFYDGPPFATGLPHYGHLLAGTIKDIVPRYWTMKGKKVPRGFGWDCHGLPIESLVQNELGLAGVAEIQKLGVDKFNETCRSKVLKYTSEWKKTVRRMGRWVDFDKGYKTMDKNFMESVWWVFKQCFDKGLIYQGYRIQPYSPALATPLSNFETNQGYKDRQDPSLTLIFPLNTDEAKFKDTSILVWTTTPWTLYSNFCIVVGPDMDYNLVEQDGKKYWIAASRTAAYFKNPNIVDTCKGSELVGKDYEPLSRISDAFVTPDQLSRHYKIYPADYVSTEDGTGAVHTAPSFGEEDFQKGAELDLGLFDPLDTEGKFTDKVPMWKGLGAKEADKEIIRYFKEQGRVFKQDVIVHSYPHCWRTGVPLIYRALKTWFLKIDAPVTSKDGVTKTLKEWMVENNQTVNWVPDHIKNGRFGKWLEGARDWNLSRNRFWGTPIPVWLSDDGDMIAVGSIEELQQLTGVKLDDLHKHFVDKLTIEKNGKVYRRTPEVFDCWFESGSMPYASRHYPFENKELVERSFPADFIAEGLDQTRGWFYTLTVLSNALFQKPAFKNVIVNGIILAEDGSKMSKSKRNYPDPNDLIERTGADAIRLFMINSAALKAEDLRFSEEGVKGIVKQVMLPLWNAVAFFVSNHNADAAKGQLNWKPGQEVKSDNELDRWMLATLQDLAAKVEVEMKAYRLYNVVPAVIAAVDDLTNWYVRRSRRRFWKSENDGDKNAAYATMYKVLVDFSKILAPFLPLLAEEIYQILVREVDANAPVSVHLCEFPSADKSLMDEKLVERIAMVRGMVEMGRVIRATNNVKNRMPIASMTVVAHGTEEKNVAETMKDLILEELNVREMKFLEDETKLVQLSAKPNFLAIKAKGPDYAKNMKVISAKLNSLTVDEIKALQNGETIKFDFGEVGADCLMLNRIVADGMAVEANQHFTVALDLKITDELRRACVARELVNRIQNRRKDQNYAISDKIEVTLFSASEVFKQAVAENEAYIAGETQAVAIKWAAAADGLEANDADGEAFAFTTVRA